The DNA segment GATTTAGTTGATAGTATTCAGAGCGGGCGTCCAGGTGGATGCCCGTTCTGGTTTTGTACAGGTTAATTTTTGGCGTTAATTTCAGGCTTTGTTTATGAAGAATGAATCAAAGATCAGAACGGTAAATGTGACCCGCTATGTGACGCCCCTGCGGGAAGGCGGATCGCTGCCTGCTATTGCAGAGGCCGATGATGAGTTCCTGTATGTGCTGAAGTTCCGGGGAGCGGGCCAGGGTGTTAAATCACTGATCGCTGAACTGATCGGCGGTGAGATAGCCCGCACACTTGGCCTGAAGATACCGGAGATCGTTTTTGCCCATCTCGACACCGCTTTTGGCCGCACAGAACCGGATGAAGAGATACAGGACCTGCTGAAAGCCAGTGTGGGACTGAACCTGGGCCTGCATTATCTTTCAGGCTCTATTACGTACGACCCTGCTGTAACTAAACTTCCTTCCTTACTGGCTTCGCAGATCGTATGGCTGGACTGCCTGCTGACGAATGTAGACCGCACAGCCCGCAATACAAATATGCTGGTATGGAATAAGGAATTGTGGCTGATTGATCATGGCGCCGCCCTATATTTTCATCATTCCTGGACCAACTGGGAAGAACAGGCCAAACGCCCCTTTGCCCCCATAAAAGATCATGTGCTGCTGCCGCAGGCCAGTGAGTTGGAAGCAGTAGATGCGGTGTATAAACCACTATTAACTGAGGAACGCATCCGTGCTATTGTTGGCCTGGTACCCGATGAATGGTTCACCGGCGGATCGCCGGAGATCCCGGCCACTGAACGCCGGGAAGTATATGTGCAGTTCCTGCTGACCCGTATCGCCCTATCTCACATTTTTGTAAAAGAAGCCCAGTATGCAAGAACAACACTTATTTGAGTATGCGGTGATCCGCGTGGTGCCAAGGGTAGAACGGGAAGAGTTCCTGAATGTGGGCGTTATCCTGTATTGCAAGCAGCTCCGGTTCCTGCAAACGAAGTATACACTGGACATGAAAAGGCTGGGCGCTTTTGGTCCCGGACTGGATGTGGAAGAGGTGAAGGAATATCTCTGCGCTTTTGAACATATTTGCCTGGGCGATGCAGCCGGTGGCCCCATTGCCAAACTGGATATGGCCTCCCGCTTCCGCTGGCTCACTGCCACCCGCAGCACGATTGTACAAAGCTCCAAGGTACATCCGGGCTTTTGTACTGATCCGCTGACTACTTTGGAGAAGCTGCATGAGCGGCTGGTGTTGTAGCTATTAGGAATTATTGATTACTGATTATTAATTATTGGGTGGCTGAGTGGGTAGTGGTTTTTAGTTTCTCTTAAACCGCAAGACAGCTTCGCCGCCCAGTTCTATCTGGTCGCCTTCCTGCAAGGGGTGGGCTATGCCATACATGTTGAGCCATTTTATTTTATCATCTGCGGTGTGCACTTTGATCTTGTTGCCATTGTCGGGAAGGCCGCCTTTATCCGGATAGAGGAAGTATTTGTCGGTTTTGGGATCGTAAGTGATGTAGGCATGGTTGCGGCTGACATGCAGGTTGGCCCGGCCCACCGACTCATCAAAGCCAGGCTCCCCTGCTGCCAAAAATACGATGTCGTTCAATTGAATTTTACCGGATGACAATTGCGGAGTTTTACTTCTGCCAATATTAAATCGTAACTGTGTATGCGGATTGAGGATGTATTCAAATTGTTCCGCCTGCCCTACCAATACCTGTATACAGGCTGTTGAATATTTCTCTACGATATGGTCGCCGGCACGAATGACCTTTAAACCAAAGCTGTCCTGCTGTATGCAGTTTTCCGGCAATTGGTCTTTTACGATATGGTATTCGAAGAACCAATCCTGTTCCAGTTGTATGAAGTGGTTGAGCAGTTTCCTTTCCAGTTGCTCCGTTTTGAACATGCCCGGCTTATCGGTATATAAGGCGATGCCGGCCGCTTCTTCCTGTTCCTGGCTGGTACACAGGATGTAAAAACGAAGGCCGGCTACCGACATGCTTTTTTCATCCACATAGGGTTTTAATGTTTGAATGATGAACCTGATGATGGCATCCCGTTTTACCGGCGTAGCTGGAATGAAAGAAGCCGGCGCTTCTTCGGGAGC comes from the Paraflavitalea devenefica genome and includes:
- a CDS encoding HipA family kinase, whose product is MKNESKIRTVNVTRYVTPLREGGSLPAIAEADDEFLYVLKFRGAGQGVKSLIAELIGGEIARTLGLKIPEIVFAHLDTAFGRTEPDEEIQDLLKASVGLNLGLHYLSGSITYDPAVTKLPSLLASQIVWLDCLLTNVDRTARNTNMLVWNKELWLIDHGAALYFHHSWTNWEEQAKRPFAPIKDHVLLPQASELEAVDAVYKPLLTEERIRAIVGLVPDEWFTGGSPEIPATERREVYVQFLLTRIALSHIFVKEAQYARTTLI
- a CDS encoding DUF3037 domain-containing protein, coding for MQEQHLFEYAVIRVVPRVEREEFLNVGVILYCKQLRFLQTKYTLDMKRLGAFGPGLDVEEVKEYLCAFEHICLGDAAGGPIAKLDMASRFRWLTATRSTIVQSSKVHPGFCTDPLTTLEKLHERLVL
- a CDS encoding FHA domain-containing protein, producing the protein MKSLINKLKKSFGLTDDSTVVEQSASAPEEAPASFIPATPVKRDAIIRFIIQTLKPYVDEKSMSVAGLRFYILCTSQEQEEAAGIALYTDKPGMFKTEQLERKLLNHFIQLEQDWFFEYHIVKDQLPENCIQQDSFGLKVIRAGDHIVEKYSTACIQVLVGQAEQFEYILNPHTQLRFNIGRSKTPQLSSGKIQLNDIVFLAAGEPGFDESVGRANLHVSRNHAYITYDPKTDKYFLYPDKGGLPDNGNKIKVHTADDKIKWLNMYGIAHPLQEGDQIELGGEAVLRFKRN